A window of Brachybacterium fresconis contains these coding sequences:
- a CDS encoding LacI family DNA-binding transcriptional regulator translates to MVSEKVARELPTLRQVAAAAGVSIKTASRALNGEAHVAPATSDRVKEAASALGYRRNLLARDLRAHAGADVVGMVIADAANPFYADIALAAGAVLGEQGLLLFIGVSDKDPASEERIISGFLERRVAGLLVVSSREDHPQLRSEAERGVPTVFLDRPARDLAVDEVLFDNLEGARAAVDHLLEQGHRRIGVIGDLGSLPTHHERIAGVRRALTEAGVPVREDLFVTDVHDADGAEAAMRGLLTLSAPPTAVFTTNNRMAVGALRAVSRRDDLPALIGFDDFELAEVLGMSVVSNSPAEMGERGARMLLERVRGGSGPSRRVRLATELVVRRSTVTPLERSGGDDRAAVTGRRSPDAPRPEPPVVRVRSGALSPPSRRGRGRRQP, encoded by the coding sequence ATGGTAAGTGAGAAGGTGGCGCGCGAGCTCCCCACGCTGCGGCAGGTTGCCGCAGCCGCCGGGGTGAGCATCAAGACGGCCTCCCGCGCGCTCAATGGGGAGGCCCACGTCGCGCCAGCTACCTCGGACCGGGTGAAGGAGGCGGCGTCGGCGCTCGGATACCGGCGGAACCTCCTGGCGCGGGACCTCCGCGCCCACGCGGGTGCGGACGTCGTCGGAATGGTTATCGCCGATGCCGCGAACCCGTTCTACGCGGACATTGCCCTGGCCGCCGGGGCGGTGCTGGGTGAGCAGGGCCTGCTCCTGTTCATAGGGGTCAGCGACAAGGACCCCGCGTCGGAGGAGCGCATCATCAGTGGCTTCCTCGAACGGCGCGTCGCCGGCTTACTCGTGGTCTCCTCGCGCGAGGACCATCCGCAGCTTCGGAGCGAGGCCGAGCGCGGAGTGCCGACCGTTTTCCTCGACCGCCCGGCGCGTGACCTAGCAGTCGACGAGGTCCTGTTCGACAACCTCGAGGGAGCTCGCGCGGCGGTCGACCATCTGTTGGAGCAGGGGCACCGGCGGATCGGGGTGATCGGAGACCTCGGCTCCCTGCCGACCCACCACGAGCGGATCGCCGGCGTGCGGCGTGCGCTGACCGAGGCCGGGGTCCCGGTCCGCGAGGACCTTTTCGTCACCGACGTCCACGACGCCGACGGTGCCGAGGCCGCGATGCGAGGGCTCCTGACCCTCTCCGCCCCACCCACTGCCGTGTTCACGACGAACAACCGGATGGCGGTCGGTGCCCTGCGCGCGGTGTCCCGCCGCGACGACCTGCCCGCGCTGATCGGATTCGACGACTTCGAGCTCGCGGAGGTGCTTGGGATGAGCGTCGTCTCGAACTCTCCCGCCGAGATGGGCGAACGCGGCGCGCGCATGCTGTTGGAGAGGGTCCGCGGCGGCAGCGGCCCGTCTCGGCGGGTGCGGCTGGCGACCGAGCTGGTCGTGCGCCGCTCCACGGTGACGCCGCTTGAGCGATCAGGCGGCGATGACCGGGCGGCGGTGACGGGCCGACGCTCTCCCGACGCGCCCCGTCCGGAACCTCCGGTGGTGCGGGTCAGGAGCGGTGCGCTGTCACCGCCATCACGGCGAGGTCGGGGTCGTCGCCAACCGTGA
- a CDS encoding IS110 family transposase — MFPEHDTVDVFIGIDVGKTDHHAVAIDRTGKKLLDKPLPQDEAKLRALINKVTGHGRILVVVDQPATIGALPLAVARDMGVMVGYLPGLAMRRIADLHPGEAKTDARDAAIIADAARTMPHTLRSIVLADEQAAQLSMLCGFDDDLAKQATATSNRIRGLLTQIHPALERTIGKHLDHPVMPALLEKYPGPAELRRAGQKRVATFMRKYAPRGGNAWAADIFEALDQQSVTVAGTDAAGLVLRQLATQLAQLRTSREEVFEQVEKLVADHPLCDLLMSMPAVGVRTAARIITEVTGKHFETAGHLASYAGLTPVTWRSGTSIRGDHPSRKGNKVLKRALFLSAFAALKDPVSRAYYDRKRAEKKKHNQALIALARRRCDVLFAMLRDGTFYTTPTTPEAPIATAA; from the coding sequence ATGTTTCCCGAACACGACACGGTCGATGTGTTCATCGGCATCGACGTCGGCAAGACCGACCACCACGCCGTCGCGATCGACCGCACCGGCAAGAAGCTGCTGGACAAGCCCCTGCCGCAGGACGAGGCGAAACTCCGCGCACTGATCAACAAAGTCACCGGCCACGGACGGATTCTCGTGGTTGTGGACCAGCCCGCGACCATCGGCGCACTGCCCTTGGCGGTCGCTCGGGACATGGGCGTCATGGTCGGCTACCTTCCCGGTCTGGCCATGCGCCGCATCGCCGATCTCCACCCCGGTGAAGCGAAGACTGACGCCCGCGACGCCGCGATCATCGCCGATGCCGCCCGCACCATGCCCCACACGCTGCGTTCAATCGTGCTGGCCGATGAGCAGGCCGCGCAGTTGAGCATGCTCTGCGGTTTCGACGACGACCTCGCCAAGCAGGCCACCGCCACATCGAACCGGATCCGGGGGCTGCTGACCCAGATCCATCCGGCACTCGAGCGCACCATCGGCAAGCACCTCGACCACCCCGTCATGCCTGCCCTGCTGGAGAAGTATCCGGGCCCGGCGGAGCTCCGGAGGGCGGGGCAGAAGCGCGTTGCGACTTTCATGCGCAAGTACGCTCCCCGAGGCGGGAACGCCTGGGCCGCAGACATCTTCGAAGCGCTGGACCAGCAGAGCGTCACCGTCGCCGGCACCGACGCGGCCGGCCTCGTGCTGCGCCAACTCGCCACACAGCTCGCCCAGTTGCGCACCTCCCGCGAGGAGGTCTTCGAGCAGGTCGAGAAGTTGGTGGCCGACCACCCTCTTTGCGACCTTCTGATGTCCATGCCGGCGGTCGGCGTCAGGACCGCTGCCAGGATCATCACCGAGGTGACCGGCAAGCACTTCGAGACCGCAGGCCACCTCGCCTCCTACGCTGGCCTCACCCCGGTGACCTGGCGTTCTGGCACCTCGATCCGCGGGGACCACCCCTCGAGGAAGGGCAACAAGGTCCTGAAACGGGCCTTGTTCCTCTCTGCGTTCGCAGCGCTGAAAGATCCAGTCTCCCGGGCTTACTACGACCGGAAGCGGGCCGAGAAGAAGAAGCACAACCAGGCGCTCATCGCCCTCGCCCGACGCCGCTGCGACGTGCTATTCGCGATGCTCCGCGACGGCACGTTCTACACCACACCGACCACCCCCGAGGCGCCCATCGCGACCGCCGCCTGA
- a CDS encoding ABC transporter substrate-binding protein, whose protein sequence is MRRRNLLILAGSGVTAAGLAACSGGSGSGGGTGGSAGSEVEVFTWWAQGSEKAGLDALVAQFEEDYPDFTFVNGSVAGGAGSAAKDMLQSRLQAGDPPDTFQAHAGEELADYIASAQIEDVSGLYDEYGLNDAFPQDLLELLTVDDMIYSVPSNIHRSNMVWTNNQLLEDAGIDPSAIPADVDAFTADVETAAASGVTGLSIGMAWTQVNLLEAILMADLGSEAYNGLWTGDTDWNGADVTTAIEHFETLMSFTNSDRDGLDWTDATQMQIDGTAAYNVMGDWAVASFQQADMVANEDFGFYPLSGGEAIFGFLADSFTLPVGAPNPDGTKAWLDTISSEAGQLGFSLAKGSIPARTDVDTVEFPTYQQTAIESYANDTICPSLAHGAATPVRWLNEITDATSQFTTGANAAAGYQEQLASIAESNLSA, encoded by the coding sequence ATGCGACGCAGGAATCTTCTCATCCTTGCTGGGAGCGGAGTTACCGCGGCCGGTCTCGCGGCCTGCAGCGGGGGCTCCGGCTCCGGCGGCGGGACCGGGGGCTCCGCCGGGAGTGAGGTCGAGGTCTTCACCTGGTGGGCCCAGGGCTCCGAGAAAGCGGGCCTCGACGCGCTCGTCGCCCAGTTCGAAGAGGACTACCCCGACTTCACGTTCGTCAACGGCTCGGTCGCCGGAGGCGCGGGCAGCGCGGCGAAAGATATGTTGCAGTCCCGTCTGCAGGCGGGCGACCCGCCGGACACCTTCCAGGCGCACGCCGGCGAGGAGCTGGCGGACTACATCGCCTCTGCCCAGATCGAGGACGTCTCGGGCCTCTACGACGAGTACGGCTTGAACGACGCGTTCCCGCAGGACCTGCTGGAGCTGCTGACGGTCGATGACATGATCTACTCCGTCCCGTCGAACATCCACCGTTCGAACATGGTCTGGACGAACAACCAGCTGCTGGAAGACGCCGGGATCGACCCGAGCGCCATCCCGGCCGATGTCGACGCGTTCACCGCCGACGTCGAGACAGCCGCGGCCTCGGGCGTCACCGGGCTGTCGATCGGGATGGCCTGGACCCAGGTGAACCTGCTCGAGGCGATCCTCATGGCGGACCTCGGCTCAGAGGCCTACAACGGGCTCTGGACCGGCGACACCGACTGGAACGGCGCCGACGTCACCACCGCGATCGAGCACTTCGAGACTCTGATGTCCTTCACCAACAGCGACCGCGACGGCTTGGACTGGACCGATGCCACCCAGATGCAGATCGACGGCACCGCCGCCTACAACGTGATGGGCGACTGGGCCGTGGCCTCGTTCCAGCAGGCCGACATGGTGGCCAACGAGGACTTCGGCTTCTACCCGCTCAGCGGTGGCGAGGCGATCTTCGGGTTCCTGGCGGACTCGTTCACCCTTCCGGTCGGCGCTCCCAATCCCGACGGCACAAAGGCGTGGCTCGACACCATCAGCTCGGAGGCCGGCCAGCTCGGCTTCTCCCTGGCCAAGGGGTCCATCCCGGCGCGCACCGACGTCGACACCGTCGAGTTCCCGACCTACCAGCAGACGGCGATCGAGTCCTACGCCAACGACACCATCTGCCCATCGCTCGCCCACGGCGCCGCGACCCCGGTGCGGTGGCTGAACGAAATCACGGACGCCACCAGCCAGTTCACCACCGGCGCGAACGCCGCCGCCGGCTACCAGGAGCAGCTGGCCTCGATCGCGGAGTCCAACCTCTCCGCCTGA
- a CDS encoding IS1380 family transposase, translating into MSQPTLFFYPRPRVDIAEVPAVSQAGAVLLTDTLHATGLAASLREALGPWTKPLAEHHAAKVLLDLAMTLAIGGEVARDTDLLRCEPGLFGSVASAPTISRTLTTLAQDAPAVVEAISRARRAARERAWTMAGDHAPGHGVSAKNPLVIDLDATLINVHSEKEQASPTFKRGFGYHPLCAFLDHGQAGTGEPLAIALRPGNAGSNTAADHIAVTREALAQLPPALLGRGGRGSKKILIRTDGAGGTKDYIQWLTTRRLAYSVGFTLPAHTPDLLKRVDEADAWTPAYDSDDDGIRDGAWVADLTGLLDLAGWPDGMRVIVRKERPHPGAQLRITDHDGMRITAFATNTSRGQLPVLELRHRRRARCEDRIRNAKDMGLEKFPLQGFAQNQIWCQIVQLASELVAWMQTIAFTSGDARRWEPKRLRARLFEIPATLVRRCRHKVLHLARHAPEASTVLTGVNRLRTAVAQT; encoded by the coding sequence GTGTCCCAGCCTACCTTGTTCTTCTACCCCCGTCCGCGCGTGGACATCGCTGAGGTCCCGGCGGTCTCGCAGGCGGGTGCGGTGCTGCTGACCGACACGCTCCATGCCACTGGCCTGGCCGCTTCGCTGCGCGAAGCGCTGGGTCCCTGGACGAAACCGCTGGCCGAGCATCACGCCGCGAAAGTCCTGCTGGACCTCGCGATGACTCTCGCGATCGGCGGGGAAGTCGCCCGCGACACTGACCTGCTGCGGTGCGAGCCGGGACTGTTCGGGTCCGTCGCCTCTGCGCCGACGATCTCCCGCACACTCACTACCTTGGCCCAGGACGCCCCGGCGGTGGTCGAGGCGATCTCGAGGGCTCGCCGTGCCGCGCGCGAACGAGCCTGGACCATGGCCGGTGACCACGCCCCTGGCCACGGGGTCAGCGCGAAGAACCCGCTGGTCATCGACCTTGATGCCACACTGATCAACGTTCACAGTGAGAAGGAGCAGGCCTCACCGACGTTCAAACGCGGGTTCGGCTATCACCCTCTATGCGCGTTCCTCGATCACGGACAGGCCGGCACCGGGGAACCCCTCGCCATCGCCCTGCGCCCGGGCAACGCGGGATCGAACACCGCCGCCGATCACATCGCCGTCACGCGCGAGGCTCTCGCCCAGCTCCCGCCAGCCCTGCTGGGCCGGGGCGGGCGGGGGTCGAAGAAGATCCTGATCCGCACCGACGGAGCCGGCGGCACCAAGGACTACATCCAGTGGCTGACCACGCGGCGTCTGGCCTACTCGGTCGGGTTCACCCTCCCCGCACATACTCCTGACCTGCTGAAACGAGTTGACGAAGCAGACGCGTGGACGCCGGCCTATGACAGCGACGATGACGGGATTCGAGACGGGGCCTGGGTCGCAGACCTCACCGGGCTGCTGGACCTCGCAGGCTGGCCCGACGGGATGCGCGTCATCGTGCGGAAAGAACGACCGCACCCCGGGGCACAGCTGCGAATCACTGACCACGACGGGATGCGGATCACCGCGTTCGCGACCAACACCAGCCGCGGACAGCTCCCCGTTCTCGAGCTGCGTCACCGTCGCCGCGCGCGCTGCGAGGACCGGATTCGCAACGCGAAGGACATGGGCCTTGAGAAGTTCCCGCTGCAGGGATTCGCGCAGAACCAGATCTGGTGCCAGATCGTCCAGCTCGCCTCTGAGCTTGTCGCCTGGATGCAGACCATCGCCTTCACCAGCGGCGACGCAAGGAGATGGGAGCCCAAACGACTCCGCGCGCGGTTGTTCGAGATCCCCGCGACGCTCGTGCGGCGCTGCCGACACAAGGTCCTCCACCTCGCCCGGCACGCCCCGGAAGCCTCCACCGTCCTGACCGGCGTCAACCGGCTCCGCACCGCCGTCGCCCAGACCTGA
- a CDS encoding DUF3800 domain-containing protein, with the protein MNWLDQWAEKEQTTVMIFYDGQQGYGEPHADRSPEEIRADWEQALRSAAPYRNTHRALDLGTRRVIEDVVMQDSKYNQLIQAADLVAYGAYHLHLQNHPEVWGQKNKPVPAAIRAYYRTKNRWLPGSDNGIIWVDERKNP; encoded by the coding sequence GTGAACTGGCTGGATCAGTGGGCAGAGAAGGAACAGACCACGGTAATGATCTTCTACGACGGCCAGCAGGGTTACGGTGAGCCGCACGCGGACCGCAGTCCTGAAGAGATCCGAGCAGACTGGGAACAGGCGCTCCGTTCGGCAGCGCCGTACCGCAACACCCATCGAGCACTGGACCTTGGCACGCGGCGAGTCATCGAAGACGTCGTCATGCAGGACAGCAAGTACAACCAGCTCATCCAGGCCGCTGATCTCGTCGCATACGGCGCGTACCACCTACACCTGCAGAACCACCCCGAGGTGTGGGGCCAGAAGAACAAGCCTGTGCCGGCAGCGATCCGGGCTTACTACAGGACCAAGAATCGCTGGCTACCCGGCTCTGACAACGGCATCATCTGGGTGGACGAACGCAAGAACCCCTGA
- a CDS encoding ISL3 family transposase, with translation MHENTGSQRDAASTIFNLPNYRVIDAVDLPDGSRRVVIASTVPPGCPSCGALATQVHSRRMQQVRDVPVAGATVVVWAKRRWFCLEPACARGTFAEATEQIPRYARSTTRLRDQVVSAVITSGRAASEVARAHGVSWWLVQAALSAAAVVLTDVEKTCVTRLGIDEHRYRSVRWFRTDQGSWRRFEPWMTTLVDLATGQVLGIVDGRDSATVGDWLAQRSEAWRERIEIVAIDPSAAFRKALRTYLPRAAVSVDKFHLVKLGNNMVTTIRQRLARTHRGRRGRKDDPAWAHRMLLLRGGDTLTPRAWERLEDVFRTDDPTDELSAAWGIKEQLRRLLATDTLAQAWDERMRMGYFAQIANMPEATKLYDTVVAWWDAIEVLIVTGATTARVEAANTGIKNIKRTGRGFRNAENYRMRILLTSAARTVA, from the coding sequence GTGCACGAGAATACTGGTTCGCAGCGGGATGCTGCGAGCACGATCTTCAACCTGCCCAACTACCGCGTCATCGATGCCGTCGACCTGCCCGATGGCAGCCGGCGGGTGGTGATCGCCTCGACCGTCCCGCCGGGCTGTCCGTCCTGCGGGGCGCTCGCGACGCAGGTCCACTCCCGCCGGATGCAGCAAGTCAGGGACGTTCCCGTCGCCGGGGCGACGGTGGTGGTGTGGGCCAAGCGGCGCTGGTTCTGTCTCGAGCCGGCCTGCGCCCGGGGCACGTTCGCTGAGGCCACCGAGCAGATCCCCCGATACGCCCGCTCGACCACCAGGCTGCGCGATCAAGTCGTCTCGGCCGTGATCACCTCCGGCCGGGCAGCTTCCGAGGTCGCCCGGGCCCACGGCGTCTCGTGGTGGCTGGTCCAGGCCGCCCTCAGCGCCGCTGCCGTGGTCCTGACCGACGTCGAGAAGACGTGCGTGACCCGGCTGGGCATCGATGAGCACCGCTACCGGTCAGTGCGCTGGTTCCGCACCGATCAGGGCTCCTGGAGGCGGTTCGAGCCGTGGATGACGACACTGGTCGACCTGGCCACCGGGCAGGTCCTGGGCATCGTCGACGGCCGCGACAGCGCCACCGTCGGGGACTGGCTCGCCCAGCGCTCCGAGGCCTGGCGGGAGCGGATCGAGATCGTCGCGATCGACCCCTCGGCCGCGTTCCGCAAAGCACTACGGACCTACCTGCCCCGCGCCGCGGTCTCGGTCGACAAGTTCCACCTCGTAAAGCTCGGCAACAACATGGTCACCACCATCAGGCAGCGCCTGGCCCGCACCCACCGCGGTCGCCGGGGCCGCAAGGACGACCCGGCCTGGGCCCACCGGATGCTGCTGCTACGCGGCGGCGACACCCTCACCCCGCGAGCCTGGGAGCGGCTCGAGGACGTGTTCCGCACCGATGACCCCACCGACGAGCTCTCCGCCGCCTGGGGCATCAAGGAGCAACTCCGCCGCCTGCTGGCCACCGACACCCTCGCCCAGGCCTGGGACGAACGGATGCGGATGGGCTACTTCGCCCAGATCGCGAACATGCCCGAGGCGACAAAGCTCTACGACACCGTCGTGGCCTGGTGGGACGCGATCGAGGTCCTCATCGTCACCGGCGCGACCACCGCCCGCGTCGAGGCCGCGAACACCGGCATCAAGAACATCAAACGCACCGGCCGCGGATTCCGCAACGCGGAGAACTACCGGATGCGTATCCTGCTGACCAGCGCCGCGAGAACCGTAGCGTGA
- a CDS encoding carbohydrate ABC transporter permease: MSTPITPTPVAPDDVEIHPASRTRGRTRWAQLVRYSLILFGIVVVLIPVYVLLITSFKGIGDASPTRAWFLPQDWTTENWTRAWDALAPSIWRSVQMVVPATIISAVLGCMNGFVLSRWRFPGADLVFTLILFGMFLPYQAVMIPLMEMLLAVGVPNGIPSLILLHVVFGIPITTLIFRNYFESVPHELIESAKVDGAGMFRTFVSVALPLAIPGFVVVLIWQFTNAWNDFLFAVFFSSPANGPVTLALNNLANGALLTNYGVSMAGALLASLPTLLVYILLSKYFLSGLMSGSLKG; the protein is encoded by the coding sequence ATGAGCACCCCCATCACTCCCACCCCGGTCGCCCCCGACGACGTCGAGATCCACCCCGCTTCCCGCACTCGGGGGCGAACGCGGTGGGCGCAGCTCGTCCGCTACTCGCTGATCCTGTTCGGCATCGTCGTCGTGCTGATCCCCGTCTACGTCCTACTGATCACCAGCTTCAAGGGCATCGGCGACGCCTCGCCGACCCGAGCCTGGTTCCTTCCGCAGGACTGGACCACCGAGAACTGGACCCGGGCCTGGGACGCGCTCGCCCCCTCCATCTGGCGCAGCGTTCAGATGGTCGTCCCGGCGACGATCATCTCAGCCGTCCTCGGCTGCATGAACGGATTCGTCCTGTCGCGCTGGCGCTTCCCCGGCGCCGACCTAGTCTTCACGCTGATCCTTTTCGGCATGTTCCTGCCGTACCAGGCCGTCATGATCCCGCTGATGGAAATGCTGCTGGCCGTCGGCGTCCCGAACGGCATCCCGTCGCTGATCCTGCTGCACGTCGTCTTCGGAATCCCGATCACGACCCTGATCTTCCGGAACTACTTCGAGTCCGTCCCGCACGAGCTCATCGAGTCCGCGAAGGTCGACGGCGCTGGCATGTTCCGCACGTTCGTCAGCGTCGCGCTGCCGCTGGCGATTCCGGGCTTCGTCGTCGTCCTGATCTGGCAGTTCACCAACGCCTGGAACGACTTCCTGTTCGCCGTGTTCTTCTCGTCCCCGGCCAACGGTCCCGTCACCCTGGCGCTGAACAACCTCGCCAACGGCGCCCTGCTGACGAACTACGGCGTCTCCATGGCGGGCGCACTCCTGGCGTCGCTGCCGACGCTGCTGGTCTATATCCTGCTCAGCAAATACTTCCTGTCGGGACTTATGTCCGGCTCGCTCAAGGGATGA
- a CDS encoding carbohydrate ABC transporter permease, translated as MKGFVSRYGAPVLMILPSILLIGIFVYALLGVNFWTSMTDNHTAAQQAGQEPVAFVGLTNYIDLLMTEQFRHSLANLVLFTLAFLVGAMATGFVWAWLLERPLKGGRFFQTVYLFPMAVSFVASGVVWRWLLNSSQGEGASGLNRLFQLIGLDFLQNPWWNNVTFGILAIALPAIWQLSGYVMALFLAGFRGVPEELREAARMDGANEWQIYRRVIFPQLTPMLMSAIVIIAHMSLKSFDLIMSISGASAYQTKVPAIDMFVFKSGFDYANSAAVGAFLLIIVAFLIVPYLVNQHRERTR; from the coding sequence ATGAAGGGCTTCGTCTCGCGCTACGGCGCACCGGTGCTCATGATCCTCCCGTCGATCCTCCTGATCGGCATCTTCGTCTACGCCCTGCTCGGTGTGAACTTCTGGACGTCAATGACCGACAACCACACCGCCGCCCAGCAGGCCGGCCAGGAACCCGTCGCCTTCGTGGGGCTGACCAACTACATCGACCTGCTGATGACCGAGCAGTTCCGGCACTCACTGGCGAACCTGGTGCTGTTCACCCTCGCCTTCCTGGTGGGTGCGATGGCAACGGGATTCGTCTGGGCGTGGCTGCTGGAGCGGCCGCTGAAGGGCGGACGGTTCTTCCAGACCGTCTACCTGTTCCCCATGGCCGTGAGCTTCGTCGCCTCCGGGGTCGTGTGGCGCTGGCTGCTGAACTCTAGCCAGGGCGAGGGCGCCAGTGGCCTGAACCGGCTGTTCCAGTTGATCGGGCTGGACTTCCTGCAGAATCCCTGGTGGAACAACGTCACGTTCGGCATCCTCGCGATCGCCCTGCCAGCGATCTGGCAGCTCTCGGGCTACGTGATGGCCCTGTTCCTGGCCGGGTTCCGCGGCGTGCCCGAGGAACTGCGCGAGGCTGCCCGCATGGACGGCGCCAACGAGTGGCAGATCTACCGCCGCGTGATCTTCCCGCAGCTCACGCCGATGCTGATGAGCGCGATCGTGATCATCGCCCACATGTCCCTGAAGTCCTTCGACCTGATCATGTCGATCTCCGGCGCGTCGGCCTACCAGACCAAGGTGCCCGCGATCGACATGTTCGTCTTCAAGTCGGGCTTCGACTACGCGAACTCCGCGGCGGTCGGTGCCTTCCTGCTGATCATCGTCGCGTTTCTGATCGTCCCCTACCTCGTCAACCAGCACCGGGAGCGCACCCGATGA